The following proteins are encoded in a genomic region of Actinomycetota bacterium:
- a CDS encoding nitroreductase family protein gives MEVFEAIRTVLAVRAFEDRPVPDELVDRILEAGRLTASAMNKQPWHFIVVRDRARIAELGAAIRSGPYVASAAFAVAVAVERSPLAVSDGSRAIQDMVLTAWAEGVGSNWVGFTGMLDHVGKMLKVPRELELLSVIPFGYPAKQVGKGNKQRRPTAEVVSLEEFGTPYRP, from the coding sequence ATGGAAGTTTTTGAAGCAATCCGGACCGTTCTGGCAGTAAGGGCGTTCGAGGACAGGCCTGTCCCCGACGAGCTCGTCGACCGAATCCTCGAGGCCGGCCGGCTGACGGCCAGCGCAATGAACAAGCAGCCGTGGCACTTCATCGTCGTCAGGGACCGGGCTCGGATCGCCGAGCTGGGCGCCGCCATCCGCAGCGGGCCCTATGTGGCGTCGGCCGCCTTTGCCGTCGCGGTTGCGGTGGAGAGGTCGCCCCTTGCGGTATCCGACGGCAGCCGCGCGATCCAGGACATGGTCCTGACCGCCTGGGCGGAGGGGGTCGGCTCCAACTGGGTGGGCTTCACCGGCATGCTCGACCACGTCGGAAAGATGCTGAAGGTGCCCCGCGAGCTCGAACTGCTGTCGGTAATCCCTTTCGGTTACCCGGCCAAGCAGGTGGGCAAAGGCAACAAGCAGCGCCGGCCCACTGCAGAGGTCGTCTCCCTGGAGGAATTCGGGACGCCCTACCGGCCCTAA
- a CDS encoding VanW family protein, whose amino-acid sequence MLLAVSVVVAWALDGGQNGRVARNVALAGKPVGGMNLEELTAVANRVAAEYSEAPVQVVAPQGGFATTARSLGLAVQVEPTVTDTLALETAGSIVDRIWGWLKSFFTEREAPVRISVDRKAVYQVVDQADPGPRTPPTEPAIREVEGRLEPVAGKPGTGIDAAQVIETLPDAAAGGLPIRVEVDRGEVAPRFTLEDGRRLAEQGEELTAPGLDVKAGDQQALVPPETLRAWLRRGSTEDGLILRVDQKAATTSVRKLLDKPNPAPKDAAFDVVDGVVTIAPGVPGLGCCADTAGAILETALFSSPVRPVDLPVVEIPPKVSADELSLSGIKELVGTFTTNHAAGQPRVTNIHLMADLIRGQVIEPGETFSVNKFVGERTTEKGFVVDAVIQDGKFEESVGGGISQFATTLFNAAFFAGLEFPEYQSHSLYISRYPYGREATLSYPNPDLQIRNSSPHPVLIWPTYTRSSITVSLYSTKWANVAQTGQTEEARGPCKLVRTQRTITFVADSSTKVDRVNALYRPAEGINCA is encoded by the coding sequence CGAGTACTCCGAGGCGCCGGTACAGGTCGTGGCCCCGCAGGGAGGCTTCGCCACCACTGCCCGGTCCCTGGGCCTGGCGGTCCAGGTCGAGCCCACCGTGACCGACACCCTTGCCCTGGAGACCGCCGGATCGATCGTCGACCGTATCTGGGGCTGGCTGAAGTCCTTCTTCACCGAACGCGAAGCTCCGGTGCGCATCTCCGTGGACCGCAAAGCGGTCTACCAGGTGGTGGACCAAGCCGATCCGGGCCCCCGCACCCCTCCAACCGAGCCTGCCATCCGGGAGGTCGAGGGACGGCTGGAACCGGTCGCAGGCAAACCGGGCACCGGGATCGACGCTGCTCAGGTCATCGAGACCCTGCCCGACGCGGCCGCCGGGGGCTTGCCGATCAGGGTGGAGGTCGACCGGGGAGAGGTCGCTCCCCGGTTCACTTTGGAGGACGGTCGCCGGCTGGCCGAACAGGGCGAGGAGCTGACCGCCCCCGGGCTGGACGTGAAGGCGGGCGACCAGCAGGCGTTGGTTCCGCCCGAGACCCTGCGCGCCTGGCTGCGACGAGGCTCAACCGAGGACGGTTTGATCCTGAGGGTCGACCAGAAGGCTGCGACCACATCCGTCCGCAAGCTGCTGGACAAACCGAACCCGGCGCCGAAGGACGCCGCCTTCGACGTGGTCGACGGCGTGGTAACGATCGCCCCGGGCGTGCCCGGCCTCGGCTGTTGCGCCGACACCGCCGGCGCGATCCTCGAAACCGCGTTGTTCAGCTCACCGGTCCGCCCGGTCGATCTTCCGGTGGTCGAGATCCCGCCCAAGGTCAGCGCCGACGAGCTCTCGCTGTCCGGGATCAAAGAGCTGGTGGGCACCTTCACCACCAACCACGCCGCCGGGCAGCCCCGGGTCACCAACATTCACCTCATGGCCGACCTGATCCGGGGTCAGGTGATCGAGCCGGGCGAGACGTTCTCGGTGAACAAGTTCGTCGGAGAGCGCACCACCGAGAAGGGATTCGTCGTGGATGCGGTCATCCAGGACGGCAAGTTCGAGGAGTCGGTGGGGGGCGGGATCTCGCAATTCGCCACCACGCTGTTCAACGCCGCCTTCTTCGCCGGCCTGGAGTTCCCCGAGTACCAGTCGCACAGCCTGTACATCTCCCGCTACCCGTACGGCCGGGAGGCAACGCTTTCCTACCCCAACCCGGACCTGCAGATCCGAAACTCCAGCCCGCACCCGGTGCTCATCTGGCCGACCTACACGCGGTCGAGCATCACGGTGAGCCTGTACTCCACCAAGTGGGCCAACGTCGCGCAGACGGGTCAGACCGAGGAGGCCAGGGGACCGTGCAAGCTGGTGCGCACCCAGCGAACGATCACCTTCGTGGCCGACTCGTCGACCAAAGTTGACCGGGTGAACGCGCTCTACCGCCCTGCCGAGGGCATCAACTGCGCATGA
- a CDS encoding metalloregulator ArsR/SmtB family transcription factor, with protein MEGSQIPRPIYQVRAELFRTLAHPARIQILELLRDGEHSVAQLIPGVGLEPSHLSQHLGTLRRANIIQSRKKGSSVLYTVSDSRVFDLLEVAKDVIAASLSEARDILTQLEHPDMAEASPASPPTDP; from the coding sequence TTGGAGGGTAGTCAAATTCCCCGTCCCATCTACCAGGTCAGGGCCGAACTTTTTCGCACTCTGGCTCATCCCGCCCGCATCCAGATACTGGAGTTGCTGCGGGACGGCGAGCACAGCGTTGCCCAGCTGATTCCCGGCGTCGGGCTCGAGCCTTCGCATCTTTCTCAGCATCTGGGCACCCTGCGCAGGGCCAACATCATCCAGAGCCGAAAGAAGGGTTCGTCGGTCCTCTACACGGTCTCGGACTCCCGGGTCTTCGACCTGCTGGAGGTGGCGAAGGACGTCATTGCGGCGTCCCTCAGCGAAGCCCGGGACATCCTGACGCAGTTGGAACACCCCGACATGGCGGAGGCGTCCCCGGCCTCACCACCTACCGACCCCTAG
- a CDS encoding metalloregulator ArsR/SmtB family transcription factor, producing the protein MAGDGSGVDVLGHPAGGIESGRLAELFGLLSDPARAGILYALLEAGPLSVDDLTTWTGAPSSRVADALRVLRSARVVTSRKSGKTVVYSLGGDRVGKLLEVASRSAAGRRLRLRSLDTTQSA; encoded by the coding sequence ATGGCTGGCGATGGGAGCGGTGTGGACGTTCTTGGGCACCCTGCAGGCGGAATCGAGAGCGGCAGGCTGGCCGAGCTCTTCGGGTTGCTCAGCGACCCCGCCCGGGCCGGTATCCTCTACGCCCTCCTGGAAGCGGGCCCCCTTTCCGTCGACGACCTGACCACCTGGACCGGCGCCCCCTCCAGCCGGGTTGCCGACGCTCTCAGGGTGCTTCGCAGCGCCCGGGTGGTGACCAGCCGCAAATCCGGCAAGACGGTCGTCTACAGCCTGGGAGGCGACCGGGTCGGTAAGCTGCTCGAGGTGGCGAGCCGTTCCGCCGCAGGCCGGCGCCTTCGCCTCAGGAGCCTGGACACCACGCAGTCCGCCTAG